The Solanum pennellii chromosome 4, SPENNV200 genomic interval ATGAGAGGTGCTCAGTTTGGTACACAGAGTTGGGATTTGGCTGAAATGTTGCTTCATTGCCAACTGTAGTAAACAATAGCGCTCCCTTGTCAAAAATTACTCTGGACAATAACTGATACCATTCCCTAGTAAGTCCACCAGCATCAATTCCTTCTTCCCCTTGGAAATGTACAGTCAATCTCCCTTTCAATTCTTGAGTTGTCCTCATGCGCAGCTGATTATATGAATCTTCAAGTATATAAGCTCTTCTCACAGAAATTCTCAGAGGACTGTGATGATGATCATGTTGATGTTTAATCTTAGATCTGAAGTAGGACCTTTTATTGTCAAAATCAACAAAACGAGGAACCTTCAGCATGATGGAGAAAGACTTCTCCAGTAGTCCAGGATTCTGCCGAACAAAAGCATTAAGAAGTTTTTTGTGCTTCTCTGCAAATTTTACAAAAGCAATGTGCTTCTCATCAACTTTTGTTGCAGATGTAGGTGTCTTTGGCTGCATAGCAGAAGCAGTAGCCTCTTCTGGATCAGGAACTGTCGCAATACTGAACTCCTGCCCTGCACCCAAATGCCCAGGATGCAACTTCTCACACATCACAAAAAAGGACTCTATGTACGGTAAAATGTTTTGTGAGCCTGCAGGGAGCGAAGACATTGCTCCAGCAGGTTTAGATGAGGTAATAATAGATGAGTGAGGCAGGTTGGGTGTTGTTTCTGAAAAACTCTCCATTGTGCTAATGCAAGTGCTCAGCTCCTGCCATAGAGGTTCTAGAGCTGTGTTAATGTCCCAAACCAGGGAGATAGTAACACCGTGCTCCTTCTCAGAAATAATTTGATTCTCGTTGTTCTTGTCACCAATTGAAGCAACAAGAGAGCTTAATGCTTGTAAAACCCTGAGTATCACAGCGCCATCAGTTGAAGTGGTACTGAGCAGTGCTTTTTCCACTTCCCTAAACTTGTTTAACTCATCCATCGCAGATCTGGTCAGACTTTGCACAGAGCCAGCAAGCTcagtaataaataaatgacaaaTGGCAGGAGCTATGGCCACCAACTTTTTCAGTACCTCAGCTACCAAAGAGTAAGCATTGTCTGAAAGACTGATAAAAGAAGAAAGCATTAAGAAGCTTCAATAACAAATAGAATAATACATTGTTCAGCGAGACTCGAGTAAAAATAACCCACTGAAGGTTCAAAAATTACTTGGTCATTGAAATCAATAGCGAAGTATTAGAATATCAAATAAGTGTATGTACAACCAAACAGATAATCCAATGCCTGAATAGAAGCCATAAGCACGGAAATTTCGACAAGACCGTCACACCAAGCAGTCAGTTAATTTACTGATCCcacgtttaaaaaagaaagagaatacGTTAAGTGCAAAATTAGTAAAGTATAAAGTATGTCAACCTGCAGGCAAACACACAAGTCTATAAATTAAGGGGTGCCTCACAGAAATAATATCTATAGAACTTATCACATCAAACCATAGAATCTACAATTTCAAATACACATCACAGGATTAGGAACTAGCTTACCCTTCTCTGGCAAGCAATGAGCACAGACGTCGAAGTTCTAATTGTGGTAGACTCAGTAGAATACTTTCAGTACTTTGGTCTCTGCCTGTGATAGAGGACGATGCTCCAGATTTGTCCTCAACCTCAGATGAAGCTGCATGAGATTCAGTATTCATTTCAGCAGCAGATTGGACTGGAGGACCAGGCAGTTGCTCTGTAGAGGATGTGCCAGGTTCTTCACGCGCATTTGATTTGCTTTCTGTGTTTTGGACTACAACATCTAGCAGATTTAACAGCTAGATACCAAAAGGAAAATAGTTAACAACAGCAAGAAACACCAGATAATGACTACTCAAAGAGACATCCTACTTGTGCAAACTACCTGCTCAAGATGTGCAACACTTCTCAAATAAAGGGGATGGTTCAAGAGGCCCAAAAGCAATGCCAGAGATACTTGTCCTTCAAGCTGCCATCTATCTGGTCCATCAGCCTCAACCATAACAGCTTTTCCCCGCCTCTGATCCGGAACTATTGGCCCTTCCAGCACTGGTCGAGGGAGCCTGAATTCAAGTAGAGTCTTTGCAACTAAAGAATGGTTCTTTGCCAAGTATGTAAGTGTCTCAAGAACACGACGAGATAGCAATGGAGGAATTCCTACAAGCCatgagataaataaaatttagcCAAGgcaaaaaaattcacaaatacaACAGTAGTAACAATAGATGTGATACATGGTAAAAAGCTAAGCAAGATGATAAGGTCTCACCATCAAGATGTTGAGGACGTGAATACATAACATTACTTTGGCAACCATATAGTCGATATGGGGGTTCAGCAGTATTCAGATCAGTAGCAGGCTGTCCGACATCAAGCATCAACAAGTCCATAAATATTTTCACTAAAGCAGTTCTTGTTTCAGCATGTGCACTGAGATTCAACATCAGCCTCTGTAGAGGAACTTTGTATATTGGCTGCAAAAGAACCAGACGTGTCAATGTTCAAATCATAGCAGCAAGAAAAACAGTAATTCAACCTCACCAAGTTAATACCTGGAATACGCGGAGCAACCTCACCAAAGCTCTTAAGCCCTCAGTGTCAACTAAGGGAGACCCATCAGCCTCCAAAGGCTTACTTCCGGCTGATCTACGCGAAAGGGTTCCACCAGCCCTGTCCAATTGTTCATTCCGCCTAGAGTCGCCTCTACGGTTTCTAGGATACATACCAAAAAGTGTTCGGTTATACCTACGTGCAAATCTCTCACGCAACATATTTGCTTCCGCCACAAGAGCAGGTGTTAAATTAGCAAGAATGGCATCAGAAGATGTCAGAAGGACCTGCGAGATAAAACATCAGATCCAATAATAGCCATAGAAGGATTCAAGAAAACCAAGCTCAAaaatcaaacatgaaaaaacaaAACGAAATAGGAAAACAAGGTCGCTACTTGTAATAGAgtaaatgaaacaaaaattcacattGATTACACTTAATCATCTAAAGAAGTACCTCTTCCCGTAGTTCTGAAGGGAATGTAGCAATAATTGACACAGTGTCCATCTCAACAGGCTGGCCTTCTAATTCTTGTGACTGCTGCAGCCGCTGTGCCCTTTGCTGTGCCAACACTTCTTCTCTGATGTCAGACGGAAGGGCTGCCAGAAATTCTGGATCAATATCTCCACCATTTTGAGGCTCAGAATTTGGTGGTTGAGTTGCTTGACCCTGTTGAGCTGAGAGAACCTCGGCTCGCAACTCCTCAGGAAGCGCCTCAAGAAATGCAGGATCAATTGATCCAGAATCAGCATCTACATTACGTTGCTGTTCATCATTGGGTCCACCTTGTTCTGCTTCTTGATTTGGATGTTCTGAAGCTTCAGATACACTGTGAAGGGCAACATCTCTCGCACTTACCTGAGTGGAATTTCCAAACGATATGTTAGTCCTCCTAGTTCGAGCATCTGCTGAACCTTGCCTATCTCCACCGTCATCATGCCCATCAGCACTTCCAATTTCAACATCAAGGCTTCGAAGACTTTCACCTAAAGTAGCACCACTTCCACTGCTTTCTTGGCTAACTGCCTCAACATCCCTTATGGCAACGTCATTCTGTTCAAACTGCATTTCGACAGGTTGAGATTGGCTACTTGGCGCATCTGTTCCCTGAGAAGACACATTTGCTACAGGTGTCACATTAGCACCACCAGATTCATCCAACACTGTTGAGGGGGTAGAGGCATCTCTGGCttcattgttgttattgttctcCATAGCACTTTCAGCTGCCATTTCACCTGATCCAGCAAACTGGGTGGCCTCACCTCTATTCTGAGACCCTTCTATAGCATCTTGATCAGCTGATTTCTCAGGGCTAGGCCGCCTCAAGTGGGACACAAGCAAATCCTCAAAACCCTGTGGAAGAGCAGAGGCACCTGATCCACCGCTTTGTTGGTTATCATTGGTCCAAAAATTGAACCGTTGGCCATGACGACTGCTCCGGAGAGAACGGAAAACAGAATCCAAGCGCGATGAGGTTCCTTCTGAGCTCCTATCGGAATAAGCATCACGGATACTCTctgaaaaaaaggaagaaagcaATGAGATTTCACATCAGATAAAAATTACGATATCAACCAGAAGCACTACAGATACCTGATTGACGTGGCTGACCCAATTGCAGCAAGGAAGAGGGTTCGACCAGAAGGGGATGTTGTGAAGGAGCAATGCTGTCACCACCTCTTCCCAAAAGATTGTAGATGGATGTCGTGCGCCCCTGGCGCCTAGAGCCAAAAACTTCAACAGGCATAACATGTAAAGTTTCACTGGAGAGACTATGCTCTCGACCAAAAACTTCAATATGGTCAAATACATTTATTCCATTCATACCATCACCCAGACGAAGTATTACGCCATCctcctcatcctcatcctctTCATCCTCTTCATCCATTACCTCCTCATCAAAGTCATCTTCATCAATCTCTTGGTCATCTTGATCAGTATCAGGATGTTGTAAGTGATGAGCTTCATCTTCCTCGAGGTCATTATGTTCTTCATCCCCCTCCTCGTCTTCATCAACCTCATCTCCTTCATCACCTGACATCTCATCATCGTCGCCGTcgtcctcatcatcatcatcttcatcaagatgctcttGTACATCAGGCTGGATTTCAAATCTTATCTCAAGGCCATTTTCCAGATTTCTAGTGTCCTCGTTACTTTCATGCATGTAATCATCTTCATTGGATGGACCAAAACCTCCATCAATATCCTGGTCATGTTCCATATCATCAGTGACAGCTTCAGACCCACCAAAGTTTTGAGTTGCGCCAAAGGGCTCAATGTGATCTGTTGGCACTGAATTCACATTAGGCTGTGATAAAGTTTCATTAGCCAGGACTGCAAGGGCATCAATAGCAGTTCCAGATTGATTATCATCCTGAGTTTTTGTCGACTGTTCTCCCCTCCCAGCATTGGACTCAGCTGCATGAACATGCTCCTTTGTTACCAACTCCAGAACTTTCACAACAGCAGTAACAACCTTGGAAGAATCAGTATGATCCAGGTCCAAGACATGAAGAGCTCGGGTCAGAGATTGAACAAGACCAACATCTATGAAAGTAGCTGAAGCTTCTGCTGAGATGGAAGAACCTGTAGGTGCACGAGCAGTCAGTACATCACTGAGAAGATCAACAAAAGCTTGAATTTCGATTCCAGGTGCCCTAAAACCACTTCCAAACTCAACAAAATCACTAAACACACAGTTAATCTCGGTAAAGATTCTTTTCCTTGCCTCTGTTGAGCGAGCACAAGATGCCACGAGAAACTGGCTAGCTCTGCTCGAAAGTTTTTGCCTCCAGTCCACATcagtttttctctctttcttagAACTCTTGGTATACGGCAAAAACTTATGaagaatatgatgaaaaattccACCAGCAAGGTGCCCAGTCCGTAAAGGAACAGCTATGCAACTGCTAACTTCAGAATCTTTTCTAAGCAAAATGTGAACTGAAGCAGTATACATCAAAAGAATCTCAGTCAGAAGCTTCAAAATGAATACAATCTTAGCCATATAAGCAGACAACTCATGGTTATCAGCTTCACTTGCTTCAGAAGCAGAGGCGATAGCTTTTCCTTTACCCTTGTTCGCGGAAATATCAATCTCCATATCTGTTGAACCAAGGCTCTCTTTTGTTGCTGATTCATCTTTCAAAGGAGGAACAAACTTGACAACCGGATCCAAGAGAAGCTCAATAACATTTACAAAGCTGTGAGGCGGCTTTCGATGAACTTTGACATTCTTAGAACTCGCATCAAGACTCTTCCCATGCACTCCATGGCTCACAGTACCAACACCAGACTTCAGATCTGCATTCTGCATTTTATCTTTGTCTTCTGATTTCTCTTTCTCCCtgtctctgtctttttctttgtcTTTGTCCTTTTTGTCCTTCTCACGGTCCCTCAACAGGACCACATAAGGTCGTTCACCAACCATCTCCACTTGGCACACAGAACGAGCAGCCCGCATGAAAATCACTGGATCCCGCTGAATAACAGAAGTCAAATTTAACAGGAAATTACGAGGTGTGAGCCTTCCACTTGACTGTCTATTAGAAGCAGAAACAACATTATGCCGTATCTCTGCTTCCATAGCTTGCTGTAGAGTCTGGGGATCCTCAAGAATATGTCTTATTATAGTAGCGGCAATGTTGTCAAACCCAATAAACAAGCTGCTGGTTGGCAAGGAAAGCAGCAACTGCAAACCACCGGCATCCAGAAAGTTAACAGCAACAGAGTGAGTTCTTGTAAGAGTTGCACACAGCTGCAACACAGCATGCATTGTTTCCGAGGGAAGCTGGTTCCTCATACAACCACAAGCTATTTCAACAAGCTGCTTCTGCTCTTGAACATCCAGATATTTTGGAGACAAAGAAGACTGCAACTTATTATACTTATCCTCGTTGATCGAAACTGATTTCTGTGTAGCATCATCTCCCTTCAACTGTTCCAGTATATCAGCATTCACCTTCTGATCCACTTGAGCAAGCCGATCAATTGCAACAAAAGCTGCTGTCACCCATTTGGGAACTTTCTCCCTATCAAATGTACTGGAAATCCATTGTGAAAGAAGATCAGATGAGACACTCACCAAACCAGTCTTTGCAGCTATCTCTCTGGCATCAGTATCTTCATTAAGAATCAGAGCAAGAACATGAAAGAGATTAGAAAGAATGCTGCGGTTTCCATCCTCAGAGACATTACTAGAAACCTTAACTTGTTCAACAATAAATGAAACCACAGCTGACCGATGTTCACCGTCATTCTGGGAGCATATCATCACAAGAAGATCCCTAAcaggaaaagcaagagagtcTTTCATCTGTAGAAGCTTATGGCATGTGGACAACAACTCATCAACAGGAGGAGGCTGAACcatttcttcttcaatggtcACGCTTTCTTTGGGAACATCTTCCTTTGCCTCCGATCCAGAGTTCCCAAGTGACATGGCAAGGGCACGGGCAAGCTCATCATCTTCTTGTACTTCCTCTGGATGTGAGAACAACCACTCCATCGCCAGCTCAACACTGTTTGAACCAACCTGCCTCAAAGCCTCTTCTGCTCTATTCCTGGAGAACCCCATTTCAACAATTGTAGAAATTGTAGTTTCATTTGGGGGAGGACCAGACACACGAGCAGCAGTACTGTTTGTGTTTTTGACTTCTACTCCAGAGTAGATGTGCCTAATGATGTTGAGAACAGCTGCAATGAAATCATAATTGCATTCTGTGAATTGTGGATGTGTCCAAACGGGAAGTACAGTCTTCAATACCATGGATTGAAGAACCTTTACAAATGTTTCCTCATCCCGTGGAAATGGGATATCACCACTAACCAAAGGTTGAGTCAGTAAATGCTTTGTGAAAGGAGATAGAATTAAAGATGAAGTTGCCAGATGATCCATCAGCTTCCCATAACTACCTAAGGGACCATATATCCATGAACGGTCCGCATCCTCAACTCCGTCCTGCCTGGTATGTGTCTCATCAGTCTCCATAGGAGAAGTAGGAGCTCTATTGACAGCAAAGAGCAACTGACTAGTAGCTTCAAACGTAGTTAACACTGACTGAAGAACCCCACGCCCATAAAGGCAATTTAATATAACAGCATTGCAAGAATCAGGCTTGTCCAGCAGAATACCATCAATAAATTCAATAACCTTGCCAAAATAACGACATTTGGTTGACACAGATGCCTCCGATCCAGAAGTTACatgacctccaaaattcatGTGATCAATAGCAATTGAAGCAAAAGTTGAAGCAACAGATTTTGAGGGAGCTGACACATTGAGTGTATCATCCCGCCTACGTGAGGGAAGTAGCATTACTTTGCCCATCTCTTGAAACAAATGGGTGATATGGATTGACAGGGATTTCACCATATCACGGCAAGAATGATAATAGGACCTCTGTTTGTCCTCTTTTCTATTACTGCCACCAGCATCATCAAGAGAACCTGCTTGTTGTGATTGATGACTAGCTTCTATCCTCACAGTTGAAGGACCATCAGTGGTCTGACGTTGCTGAAGACTAGAAGCTCTAGTCAGATCTCGATATAGATTGATCAGATCAAAAAACTGTGATTCAAAACTCCACCCTGACATCCTCCTGCGAAGTAAGGGGTCAAGGAACTGTCTGAAGGAATTTAATCTTTGTTCTTCAGAATCAGTTGTACTCAATTCTGACTGTCGTGCCTCGTCAGTTGCACCAGCACTACCTTCCTCCACATCAACCTTAGATTCTTCAAGCAACGCCAACTGCCAAAGAATTTCACGATGAATACGACCAATATCTTCCAAGACATCTTTGCTTCCATTTCCAAACTCTGTTAACAGAGCAGTTACCCATCTGTTGTCTTTGGAGGCAGCCAGAAATAGAAGAAACTCAACTAGAAAAAGTGAAGAGAATGTCCTATCTGGAGTACTTTTAGGATCCAACATAAAAGCACCAGAAACCACATCAAATCCAGACAGCGCTTTTTTCAAATGATCCTTGAGAAAGGAACAGAAAGCACGAGCCAGTGCAGCAGAGTGGTGTTGGGTGAAAGTCTTGAAGACCATGGTGCTGTGTAATGCGATGGACATCCCTTCAGATGACTGTGCAACACTCGGCCGTAGGAGTAGTTTCAACAGAGATTCAATGCCTGACTTCTCCACAAATAACCGACAAGTTTCAGAGTTCTCCATTGTACGATGAACAAGTACCATCACATGAAAGACAGCCAACTGAATGAACTGCTCATCGCTGATAGTTTCCCCAGAAGAATAAGTTGATTCAACCAATGAGCTGGATGCAACACTCTCGCTGTTATCTGTGTCCGTGTCCATTTCAGTAGTCTCACTTGATTTTCCTGATGACTCAGCATGTTCCCCATCACCACGTGAAGCAATACTGTTAACGATCTCAATAATTAAATCCACTCCAGTACCTCTCAGTGAAGATACATGGCGTAACAGCTCTTCTACAGCATTTGCCAACGGGACAATACCTTCATTCATAGCTACCACGTACTTCTTGTTGGTAAATATGTCAACAAGGAAACGCAACGCTGAAGTTTCTTTTACAGATTCCAGTCCCTTCGGATTAAGGCAAATTGCACCTAGACCATTAGGTACACAAGTAAGAGCTTTTGGAGACGGTAGTATCCCAGATACCACTGAAGACAAAAAAGCAATAGGAAGACCCAACTCATGCAGAGCAGGAAAACATGTCGGGTCTTTGTGAATTATTTCACTCATAACAGTCACAGCCGAGGAATAAATATCACCTCCAAATTTTTCCACATTACTaaatagcaaacacaaagtggCAGGTAAAGATGCATCGTTAGAACCCTGTGATCTGGCCGAATTTGCAGGAGCATAGGTAGCAGACCCAAGTGCCTTCAATAAGACCCTAATAAGTCTCTTTTGAGAATATATTTGTTCTTCACTAGATTTAAAATGCTCACCAATGACCATAGAATTGTCAGCATCTC includes:
- the LOC107017094 gene encoding E3 ubiquitin-protein ligase UPL2-like produces the protein MTTLRSSLPSRLRQLLSSEGAIGPSIKLDSEPPPKIKAFIDKVIQCPLQDIAIPLSGFRWEYGKGNFNHWRPLFLHFDTYFKTYLCSRKDLGLSDNILGDDSPFPKQAVLQILRVMQIILENCHNKGSFSGLEHFMLLLASTDPEILIATLETLAVLVKINPSKLHASGKLVGCGTINSCLLSLAQGWGSKEEGLGLYYCVTVNERSQDEGLSLFPSNVENDGDKSLYHLGSTLYFELHSTNVQSNAEAEDGAVSTGMSVINIPDLHVRKEEDLSLMKFCIEQYNVPPAQRFALLTRIRYAHAFRSPRVCRLYSKICLLAFIVLVQASDSHDELASFFANEPEYTNELIRIVRSEETISGNVRTLAMNALGAQLAAYASSHERARILSGSSISFAGGNRMILLNVLQRAILSLSSSNDLSSVSFVEAVLQFYLLHVISSSSSGSVIRGSGMVPTFLPLVEDADPAHIHLVCLAVKTLQKLLDYSNAAVTLFKDLGGVELLANRLQIEVHRVIDVAGDADNSMVIGEHFKSSEEQIYSQKRLIRVLLKALGSATYAPANSARSQGSNDASLPATLCLLFSNVEKFGGDIYSSAVTVMSEIIHKDPTCFPALHELGLPIAFLSSVVSGILPSPKALTCVPNGLGAICLNPKGLESVKETSALRFLVDIFTNKKYVVAMNEGIVPLANAVEELLRHVSSLRGTGVDLIIEIVNSIASRGDGEHAESSGKSSETTEMDTDTDNSESVASSSLVESTYSSGETISDEQFIQLAVFHVMVLVHRTMENSETCRLFVEKSGIESLLKLLLRPSVAQSSEGMSIALHSTMVFKTFTQHHSAALARAFCSFLKDHLKKALSGFDVVSGAFMLDPKSTPDRTFSSLFLVEFLLFLAASKDNRWVTALLTEFGNGSKDVLEDIGRIHREILWQLALLEESKVDVEEGSAGATDEARQSELSTTDSEEQRLNSFRQFLDPLLRRRMSGWSFESQFFDLINLYRDLTRASSLQQRQTTDGPSTVRIEASHQSQQAGSLDDAGGSNRKEDKQRSYYHSCRDMVKSLSIHITHLFQEMGKVMLLPSRRRDDTLNVSAPSKSVASTFASIAIDHMNFGGHVTSGSEASVSTKCRYFGKVIEFIDGILLDKPDSCNAVILNCLYGRGVLQSVLTTFEATSQLLFAVNRAPTSPMETDETHTRQDGVEDADRSWIYGPLGSYGKLMDHLATSSLILSPFTKHLLTQPLVSGDIPFPRDEETFVKVLQSMVLKTVLPVWTHPQFTECNYDFIAAVLNIIRHIYSGVEVKNTNSTAARVSGPPPNETTISTIVEMGFSRNRAEEALRQVGSNSVELAMEWLFSHPEEVQEDDELARALAMSLGNSGSEAKEDVPKESVTIEEEMVQPPPVDELLSTCHKLLQMKDSLAFPVRDLLVMICSQNDGEHRSAVVSFIVEQVKVSSNVSEDGNRSILSNLFHVLALILNEDTDAREIAAKTGLVSVSSDLLSQWISSTFDREKVPKWVTAAFVAIDRLAQVDQKVNADILEQLKGDDATQKSVSINEDKYNKLQSSLSPKYLDVQEQKQLVEIACGCMRNQLPSETMHAVLQLCATLTRTHSVAVNFLDAGGLQLLLSLPTSSLFIGFDNIAATIIRHILEDPQTLQQAMEAEIRHNVVSASNRQSSGRLTPRNFLLNLTSVIQRDPVIFMRAARSVCQVEMVGERPYVVLLRDREKDKKDKDKEKDRDREKEKSEDKDKMQNADLKSGVGTVSHGVHGKSLDASSKNVKVHRKPPHSFVNVIELLLDPVVKFVPPLKDESATKESLGSTDMEIDISANKGKGKAIASASEASEADNHELSAYMAKIVFILKLLTEILLMYTASVHILLRKDSEVSSCIAVPLRTGHLAGGIFHHILHKFLPYTKSSKKERKTDVDWRQKLSSRASQFLVASCARSTEARKRIFTEINCVFSDFVEFGSGFRAPGIEIQAFVDLLSDVLTARAPTGSSISAEASATFIDVGLVQSLTRALHVLDLDHTDSSKVVTAVVKVLELVTKEHVHAAESNAGRGEQSTKTQDDNQSGTAIDALAVLANETLSQPNVNSVPTDHIEPFGATQNFGGSEAVTDDMEHDQDIDGGFGPSNEDDYMHESNEDTRNLENGLEIRFEIQPDVQEHLDEDDDDEDDGDDDEMSGDEGDEVDEDEEGDEEHNDLEEDEAHHLQHPDTDQDDQEIDEDDFDEEVMDEEDEEDEDEEDGVILRLGDGMNGINVFDHIEVFGREHSLSSETLHVMPVEVFGSRRQGRTTSIYNLLGRGGDSIAPSQHPLLVEPSSLLQLGQPRQSESIRDAYSDRSSEGTSSRLDSVFRSLRSSRHGQRFNFWTNDNQQSGGSGASALPQGFEDLLVSHLRRPSPEKSADQDAIEGSQNRGEATQFAGSGEMAAESAMENNNNNEARDASTPSTVLDESGGANVTPVANVSSQGTDAPSSQSQPVEMQFEQNDVAIRDVEAVSQESSGSGATLGESLRSLDVEIGSADGHDDGGDRQGSADARTRRTNISFGNSTQVSARDVALHSVSEASEHPNQEAEQGGPNDEQQRNVDADSGSIDPAFLEALPEELRAEVLSAQQGQATQPPNSEPQNGGDIDPEFLAALPSDIREEVLAQQRAQRLQQSQELEGQPVEMDTVSIIATFPSELREEVLLTSSDAILANLTPALVAEANMLRERFARRYNRTLFGMYPRNRRGDSRRNEQLDRAGGTLSRRSAGSKPLEADGSPLVDTEGLRALVRLLRVFQPIYKVPLQRLMLNLSAHAETRTALVKIFMDLLMLDVGQPATDLNTAEPPYRLYGCQSNVMYSRPQHLDGIPPLLSRRVLETLTYLAKNHSLVAKTLLEFRLPRPVLEGPIVPDQRRGKAVMVEADGPDRWQLEGQVSLALLLGLLNHPLYLRSVAHLEQLLNLLDVVVQNTESKSNAREEPGTSSTEQLPGPPVQSAAEMNTESHAASSEVEDKSGASSSITGRDQSTESILLSLPQLELRRLCSLLAREGLSDNAYSLVAEVLKKLVAIAPAICHLFITELAGSVQSLTRSAMDELNKFREVEKALLSTTSTDGAVILRVLQALSSLVASIGDKNNENQIISEKEHGVTISLVWDINTALEPLWQELSTCISTMESFSETTPNLPHSSIITSSKPAGAMSSLPAGSQNILPYIESFFVMCEKLHPGHLGAGQEFSIATVPDPEEATASAMQPKTPTSATKVDEKHIAFVKFAEKHKKLLNAFVRQNPGLLEKSFSIMLKVPRFVDFDNKRSYFRSKIKHQHDHHHSPLRISVRRAYILEDSYNQLRMRTTQELKGRLTVHFQGEEGIDAGGLTREWYQLLSRVIFDKGALLFTTVGNEATFQPNPNSVYQTEHLSYFKFVGRVVGKALFDGQLLDVHFTRSFYKHILGAKVTYHDIEAIDPDYFKNLKWLLENDISDILDLTFSIDADEEKLILYERNEVTDYELIPGGRNIRVTEENKQQYVDLVAEHRLTTAIRPQINAFLEGFSELIPRELISIFHDKELELLISGLPDIDLDDLRANTEYSGYSPGSPVIQWFWEVVQAFSKEDKARLLQFVTGTSKVPLEGFSALQGISGSQKFQIHKAYGSADHLPSAHTCFNQLDLPEYPSKEHLEERLLLAIHEANEGFGFG